A window from Gossypium raimondii isolate GPD5lz chromosome 7, ASM2569854v1, whole genome shotgun sequence encodes these proteins:
- the LOC105790017 gene encoding protein IQ-domain 26, whose protein sequence is MGKATRWLKSLFGIKNTKECPSSGDRKDKKRCSIGHSGRESSGGLCHNPTTIPPNISPAEVVWLRSFYNETEKEQNKHAIAVAAATAAAADAAVAAAQAAVAVVRLTSHGRGTMFGGGGHGKWAAIKIQSVFRGYLAKKALRALKGLVKIQALVRGYLVRKQASATLHGMQALIRAQATIRSQKARKSMEKFDDTRSERTVSFHSRRLSASLDTLNIEESPKIVEIDTGRPKSRSRRTNTSVSDFGDDPSFQILSSSVPARLPARLSVPDSHTDWGLTGDECRFSTAQSTPRFINCCVSNAPVTPAKSVCADNFFRHYGIGNLNFPNYMANTQSFKAKLRSHSAPKQRPEPGPKKRLPLVETTESRSSLSGVRMQRSCSQAQEAISFKNVVMGKLDRYSLEFGRDSERTCLQRKR, encoded by the exons ATGGGAAAAGCTACAAGGTGGCTAAAGAGCTTATTTGGGATAAAGAACACCAAAGAATGCCCAAGTTCCGGTGACCGGAAAGATAAGAAACGGTGTAGCATTGGCCATTCAGGGCGGGAATCAAGCGGCGGATTATGTCACAACCCTACAACGATACCACCAAATATATCACCGGCAGAGGTGGTTTGGCTGAGATCATTCTACAATGAAACGGAGAAAGAGCAGAATAAGCACGCAATTGCGGTGGCAGCTGCCACGGCTGCTGCTGCAGATGCCGCTGTCGCCGCCGCTCAGGCAGCTGTGGCGGTGGTGAGGCTTACGAGTCATGGAAGAGGTACCATGTTCGGCGGTGGTGGACATGGAAAGTGGGCTGCCATTAAGATTCAATCCGTTTTCAGAGGCTATCTG GCTAAAAAAGCATTACGAGCTTTGAAAGGATTAGTGAAAATTCAAGCACTTGTTAGAGGATATTTAGTGAGAAAACAAGCTTCAGCTACACTTCATGGCATGCAAGCATTGATAAGAGCACAAGCTACAATCAGGTCCCAAAAAGCACGAAAATCTATG GAGAAATTTGATGATACAAGGAGTGAACGCACTGTTTCTTTTCATAGTAGAAGATTATCGGCTTCTCTTGATACACTTAACATTGAAGAAAGTCCCAAAATTGTGGAGATTGATACAGGTAGACCTAAATCGAGATCCCGAAGAACCAACACATCAGTATCAGATTTCGGTGACGACCCATCATTTCAAATCCTGTCTTCTTCGGTTCCAGCTCGACTTCCGGCTCGTTTATCTGTTCCGGATAGTCACACTGATTGGGGACTAACCGGAGATGAATGTAGGTTCTCAACAGCACAAAGTACACCTCGGTTCATCAATTGTTGTGTGTCTAATGCACCGGTCACACCAGCCAAGAGTGTATGTGCTGATAACTTTTTTAGGCACTATGGGATTGGGAACTTGAATTTCCCTAATTACATGGCTAACACACAATCATTCAAGGCTAAATTGAGGTCACATAGTGCCCCGAAACAAAGGCCGGAACCGGGACCAAAAAAGCGGCTTCCGTTGGTCGAAACGACGGAGTCTAGAAGTAGTTTGAGTGGTGTTAGGATGCAAAGATCATGTTCACAAGCTCAAGAAGCTATTAGTTTCAAGAATGTAGTGATGGGAAAACTTGATAGATATTCCTTAGAATTTGGTAGAGATAGTGAAAGGACCTGTTTGCAAAGAAAACGGTGA
- the LOC128042583 gene encoding uncharacterized protein LOC128042583, translating to MDHLKYMMESIAQNRRMARWQILLSEFDIVYVNQKAVKGSAIADFLASRALEDYEPLNYDFPNENLMYVATTEEEAQEGHPWKLKFDGASNAMGNGIRAVLVSPNRYHYPFISKLDFDCINNMTEYKACIMGIRVAIEHKIKVLEEFDGITFCYLPRDENHMADTLASLASMVKMNKQEDVKPIQMIIYEAPAHCYNIEEEEKDGNDWYHDILRYVKNREYPDQAIENDKRTLRRLASDYVLNG from the exons ATGGACCAtctaaagtacatgatggagtcgATTGCTCAGAATAGAAGAATGGCCCGATGGCAAATTCTACTTTCcgaatttgacatagtctaTGTAAACCAGAAGGCAgtaaaagggagtgcaatagcagaTTTTCTAGCCAGTAGGGCTCTAGAAGATTACGAGCCATTAAActatgattttccaaatgaaaatcTGATGTATGTTGCAACCACTGAAGAAGAGGCTCAAGAAGGACATCCTTGGAAACTAAAATTTGATGGGGCCTCCAACGCTATGGGTAACGGAATTAGAGCAGTCCTGGTATCCCCAAACAGATATCATTATCCATTTATtagcaaattggattttgattgcataAATAATATGACAGAATAcaaagcttgcatcatgggtatccgTGTGGCCATAGAACATAAGATCAAAGTACTAGAG GAGTTTGACGGCATcaccttctgttatctcccGCGAGATGAAAATCATATGGCTGACACCCTGGCTTCTTTAGCTTCCATGGTCAAGATGAACAAACAGGAAGATGTAAAACCTATCCAGATGATTATTTATGAGGCTCCGGCTCATTGTTACAacattgaagaagaagaaaaggatggTAACGATTGGTACCATGATATACTGCGGTATGTGAAGAATCGTGAATACCCTGACCAAGCAATTGAGAATGATAAAAGGACGTTGAGAAGACTGGCCAGTGACTATGTCTTAAATGGGTAG